In the genome of Vespa crabro chromosome 1, iyVesCrab1.2, whole genome shotgun sequence, the window tatgcgtgtatatgcGTGCATGTGCTTTCGTATACTTTAGAAATGTATgtaattcttaaaaataagCAGCAAATACTGCCTCTTCACTAAGTGCTAAAAAGTGCAAAGTCTATATAATAGAACAAGAGTTTGATACTGTATGTAgtttgaatgaaaaatgataatgataaataattaaaattttttgttcaaCGTTAGATGTTTCATACACAGACTAGAGTAGATGAAAACATAACGTGAAGATGCGAAGAATGGATACAGTATATGGCTTACTTAGGGCGCCTGTCATCCTGATCTATTGTATCTTCCAAATCTTCAAGGCCTTCATTTTCATCCAGTTGGGCCCATGATTTTAATTCATCTCTTGTTAAcgttgcaatttttttttctataattaaagaatatgtaatttacaataacaattaaagaatattattaaatgaataattattttacataatttgtattaccttcttcttgtttcatCTTTTCAACTTCATCTTGACTTAAAAAGCTAAATACTTTTTCTGAAAGataaacgaaatttttaaatgtttaacttcattagaatattttaataggaaTATGAATTTTGCTCTATAATTTTCCAAGTATTCTTTTACCTGGTTTAGGAGAAGGTTTAAGATGTTCTTCCATGGCACTTTCAAACAATTTCTTCTTATCACTGACTGACATTTTTACTGGTGACGGTGATGGAGATGATGTTGGTGAAAGctgtttataaaatttatgtgaataaaaacaaaaaataataatattatattactttaaaaatacatataaaaaattataataaaaaattaataaaaaattttaataaatagaaattatcatttagaactaaaattattgatcgtatatattatcatacatggcatattaaattaagaatatttttatgctataactttttaaaatttttaatatacaaataaacaaaaagttctattatcatataaattattaattttataatgtatatattttttttaatatcgtcataAATTCTAAACGAAATTTGATGCAATAAACTGATGGTGAATGAAACATATcccttataatattttataattagagcagtacattaattttaattacacaTGCTTGCAAAACCCACCTCAACCTGAACCTTTCCATCAACAGAGCGTGCTATCTGTCGTTTGTTAAAGCAAGTTGAAGAATTTAATTTCCCCACATATTCAGGAGCAGTCATAGGTGTAGGAGGAAGTTGAAAACGTGGTTGTGTATTTTGTACTGGGTTTTGATAAGTTTTTTTTGGATAGGAAGATATTTGAGATTGTGTAAGAAAAGTTTCATGCATGGATGGGAATAATTCTTTGGATATTGATTTAAATCTTACAGTGGGCGAAAAGGGAACACCAACCGTGCTTTCTTTAGAAACTGGTGGAAGATCAGCAAATGTAATGCTACGTTTAGGTACTgtaaaattcttcttttttgggGAAGGTAATGTTTGGGTAGAAGCAGAACGATTGAAATTTGCAGTTGTAGTAAGAGTAGAGACCGGAGATTTTGTTGAAGAACAATCCATTGATGctccaattttttctttccactgAATAAATAAGACCAAAATCATATTAGTATCGTtgatattatgtaataaagatatgataagataaatctaatgaaaatgctatgttaaaaaagatgaaatttagaatatattacaaaatcagatttatatttctacaattataaatatacgtgcatattacgaaaaatgtgagaacatatacaaaaaatattattttcaatgaataaaaatttttcgtaaaaaaaaatcttcaaatattaataaaattgtgcATGTATGCTTTTTTACAACTAAAGTAATTATAGTGTGTGCATTCAAATAAACTATAtgctatatatttataataggcaaaataatataatgctaTTTTATAAGTCTTTATATATTGCAATATgtaattgcatttcataaataatttggTACAATCAGGAAGttcatcattatattttagaaaCAGATTTATTTTTGACACTACATGTCATACAAAATCTATGTCAGAATTAAAAAGGAATCAGTTTCAAATCTATTCGTtttatgtttgttttttcttgttcctttaGTGTGTGATTTCATTGTACTATTATTGCAACAATTAATGCAGCTTTgcacataattttatttatgtacttttccattaatatgaaaaagccagtttttcttttctaaagtttcttaatatttgtaccctatccttttttattttactcatATCAATGCATTATAGAATAATCTGAAACAatataaaagtttaaaaatgatttaaaataatagtttaataCCAGGAACTGCTTGTTAGTTAACATGTTAATCAActtgaatttatatatgacTTTTacctataattaattattcaaatacaACGAATGTAACCGTTTTCAGAATCATCCTATGCatcgatatataaaaacattgttCAAATTGTGCCTCTATATCAATCAACTGGAGCTTTAAcatcctttcattttattaatagataaatatcttatttttatactttgtaataatatataaacatctGGTCCATTAGAATTATGTTCAACATATaacatttatagaaaatttataaattacagTACACTGATTTATACCTCATTAATGATATGAGTTTACTGTAGCAATGAACATTGTAGAGAACTAGCACTTTTAATTTAGAATGAATGCAAGTGTTACATGCAACAtgttttataaacaatacaataatttcgtttctcttcattttttttggtGTACATGATTTTTATGATGTAATTGTAAATTGCTATTTATGGATACAATATCTGCCTAATGATGGAacactatttattttttctagtgactataagataatatctatagtataaaaaataagactTTTTATAGTAAATTATGATGAATAATGTTCAAATtgtcaaaaattataaaaatttctatgaattaatgatttaataaaatttctatttaccatttaatgagataataagttaaattaatacatttgtGAGAAAGAAATTGTACTAATTTGCCTTATTTTTTCCGTGATAGTAAATATGATATCAAATAATCAAATTGAAATGTTaaatgtttcatatttttaaattacattactaatgatataaaaatgtcaCTTCTGTATATTAAGCATAATATCCGTAACatgtgattatatatatatataatcacagTTTCTCagtgttattgtaaatatagaCTTGTGCGATATTTTGCACTGTACATATTTAGTtgatcattttataaatatgtgtaatgtttttaagaaaaaagttaaatatgTCCTGTATGATAAATGTTCACATTCTGGACATATAATAGTCACCATTAACAAGGAATTCTCAGAAAATATCACTTCTGTTCATGATACATAAAATTCTATAATGTGAGATATGGATTACTTCTGTTAATAGAACACTGACTCTCAGTAATTCAATTGCCAATTCATATATCACAACTTTTTACCTTtctgaatatttaattttgtagCCCAGAAGCATCACAAACTCTAAGTCAGTCCATAAAATTCTATTCACTACCCATATGTACctaatatttcaaagttaatTGGAAATAAGCCTCAGAATCAGTGTATAAATGTTGCTAGAAAATATCTGATTAAAATAGTGAGAAACACTCTGCGCTTTAACTTTTGCCTACCTATcacagaaatatttttctcattataacCGATACCTATAAACAAAGAGATGACCAATATATACATGAGAATCTTTAGTTTAGGAAGATATCACACTTTTATAGTGTTAGAAAAATCTTAATCTCTTGACATAATCAAAGCAACAAACCAATTACAGAATGAATTCATCCATTAGTTAGATTCTCGATAATGCTCCTAATGTTATAATGgcagtattattaaaaaatgcaataacaatagttaaattgtataacaatgatatacaCGGAAACGCAATAAACaatgaataatgaatttatatcaTGAATTTGcttagaattatttatattatggcACAATCCTGTGGAATCAGAGGTATGGACGTAGACACAGGGAAAATGAGTAGAGGGTCGAACGACTCACTCCTGTTAGAGGGCAGCCAAAGTAGCACTATCACCTTCCACTGTCTGTAAACACGTTAAATATGTCTTGTTTTGGCGCTCAGGAGAGCATGCGACGCTAAAAACACTGACAAACGTACAACTCATGCGCCATGTAAAAGTAATGAAATTAGAATGAATATACAATAGTAAGGATTTATAGATTTTACAATTGTAAGGTTTTTGTTAAAGTATTTGttcttgatataatattttttattaacaaactttgaaacttttcatttatgaataatttacaattttcaatTGTTAGTATGCTGATCGAATGCTATCATCAttctaacaaaattattatccaACAACAGTGTGtgttataatgtattataaaaaggaTGAAGATTTGGTTATTGTAAATGTGCACatggataattatattatacaaatttgtaTTGAAACATGTATATCATCTTATATAagatgatatatatagtataataaatgTGATTTTTCACGATGCATATAGTTGATCATTAAAAGTGCTTATAGTATTTCTACATATCTGTTTTCATAATGCACTATagatcaatataaatattatttaatttcattttatttggaCTAATATAGCCATAtgattaaaatgtataaagaatagtataaaaaatgtagcagaatattttattttataaaagattatttaatattttaaatccaAAGCAGTTCAACAGTCATAAATGATAGGTAAatactttttcaaaatgttGTTTAAatctttgtacttttttttgtaatttttaaataacataaaaattttgttttgtgtgtgtatgtgtatggatatgtacatttacatatttaaattaaaaacaagaaaataataacaataaaaaaagaaaaaataaggcaataaacaaaaaatattactaattaaaaataaaaagatctatGAATATTGTATAGATTATTGAAAAGCCTAAAAAAGATTTGATTATGATATTCTTTAGTGCTTGACATATTTTAGTATCGCATGTTATCCATCATTCGTATTAGTATacatctttctcattttcccgATGTAAGccctatttttattacaaatgcaGAATATTTTGagatttactttctttctcatgaATATGctgttatatcattatataatttaataatgatatattagaCAAAAATACTTTATTAATGAGGTAGATATATGAGTAGATTTTGGTCCCTATGCAGacatattttaagaaaaatgtgTCTGTAGATTTTgtcaaagatttttttcttatatctagTCATAAAAAAATTGGTAATTTtagtttataatttatataatatatatattctacactcgtataattaataatatttcaataagaggaatatatcatataaaaatgagaaatattctTTGAAATCATCAAAGGAAAAGGGATACGTTCTACCATATTATAAAGTACATGAACATACAtctatgattaatataattagaataatttatacttcctaattattaattaattaatacaattagaCATGCTGCtatttattatgatacaataaatataaataaacaactaTTTTTAGAGATATGTCTACTAAATTTTGCATGCATTGCAAAGTTCAATTCATGTATTCacaataaatgaaatgagatattataaatgaaatacttACTGTTGGATTCTGTGGAGCTAATGTATGTTTACTCATCACGATCGTGGTAGTCTTGAGATCCTTTGTACCACTTGGGGACTTCGGTGGTACGACCATATCAACTGGACTATTTGATTTATGTACTAGAGATTCTGCTGCTCTCACTACATCTAGAACCTTTaacataaaatgattatttttaaacatacGTTTTGAAAAGTactttaaatagatattaatggAGTGTAACTTACTTTCTCAGGAGTAGATTTTTCCCTTTGTTCAATTAAAGCTCGCTCCCTCTCTTCTTGTTCCCATGCTACAAGCTCGGCTTTCATTTCCTGTTCTTGTCTAAGTGTTGCAGCTTCTTCATCATCACGATCTAAGCTAGATATACTTTGCGATAATGATTTGATGTCATCTGTAGGTGGATCTTTAAACTCTCGTGAAACTCTTGATTCTTTAGAATCTCTGCCATCAGATAAAGGTAATACTGACTCAACTTCATTTTTGTCATAACCTTTACAAACCACCAAAGTGATTGTATTTCCTGAGCACCGGAGAATGTTTACAGCTTCTTGATGAGTTGCACCCAATAACGATGTTCCATTTACTTCTAGTAACCTCATGCCGACCTGTCcaaataatgtatttttaatatataaataataaaatatctgagAAGTACAACTTTTATTAAACTTTAACTGATTTACCTTTAATCTTCCATCTCTTTTAGCTGCTCCACCTGAATtaattttagatataaaaacTCCTTCATCTGTATGATCAAGGGGGTTGCCTTTTTGACCTCTAAGTCCTCCTTTAATATGCATTCCCAACTTTTCTCCTGgttcttttataattactaattcctaaaaagtaacaatacattattatttatttttgacagatgtatttcttaatatcttatttatttgtaatatattttatataatatattatataaataattattttattaaatattttaaacaattttttagaCAGAAATATtataccatatatatgtaaatttgtGGTTTTTATACttcgttataatttattttaacaattttttagaCAGAAATATTGcaccatatatatgtaaatttgtGGTTTTTATTACTTCGTTTTTTATGACTTTAAgcaattttttatacttttatgaaatataaatatttagtaaatttataattgcaCAAATGATATAAAGCATAGGAAGCATTTAAAAAGAACACTATGATTCTCTAAAAAAGTTTTGCCTAGACATAAGCAATCATCTGTGAATCAGTGCTGAGCTTGTTTACAGCCTTGGTGTAGGAGGaagcaaaatatttaaaatcaaaataacaGGTCAAATGCATTGAGTACTTACTGTCACAGGGATGTACTCTATTTCGACCAGCTTGTAggacaaattataaaaaaattgcattAAGTAAGGAAAATAGGTAAACTATCGAGTGCCATTCATTGCAATTTACAGGCATTTATTAGCACAagcataataaaagaaaaaaaaaagaaaaaaaaataaaatcgctaaataaaatcgaagatCATCTGTATAATACAcatgtattatgtatgtatgtgacaTACAAGCGCAATGTTACAATTACTGCagaaaaacatattttttacaacaataaaaaaacaataagtatccggtatatataagaatacatCAGATATagtgtttctcttttcaattttataaaataagaaaaattagatttataaaaaataaatataactgtgatataaatttaaatactcAATCCAAGCATATTTGGAAAGCGTGTTTCACCTCTATGAAAAATGGAAAGGTAGCGGTAAGcttcttttaaaagatattaataaaaaaaaagaaaacaaaaaaatcttgtaatactattaaaaatatatatgaatagatttataacttattaattgtgtaaaatttacaattacgaattatatataaagattatttaagAAGATGATCTATTtagtaatatttacatatacatttttatcatttaaatatataataacatataatataaaaatacaagtatttgtatttttatatcaaattttttcattatattgttaattaaataaactaatataatatgaaaaatcgcCAATCATATATGTAAGCACTGTATAtctaaaattgaattatttcttacCTGATAACTTTCTGGAAGAGGATCATGCTGTACAGTAAGTACAATTTGATCTCCAGGTCGTAAAAGTTCCATTACAGCTTCCTGATGAGTTGCTTTTGTTACATCAGTCCCGTTTACCTTCAGTATTCTATCACCCATTCTAAGCTTACCAGATTTTGCTGCTATACCACCAGGTACAacctaatattatatacatatacatataatattatatatatatatatatatatatatatatatatatatatatatatatatatatgcatgtacatatgttATGTTCTTGTAACAATACTTCTCAGTAATTGTAAGtacatcaaataaaatatacatttttatatttataattataattatataatatgaatatttacgTGAGATATAAAAATTCCAGGTTCCTTTGCACCAAATGGAGTACAGGAATGATCAGTTCCTCCTATTATACTGAATCCAAGTGATCCTTCTTTCACCAACACGACATCCTAAacatttattactttataattaagaattttaacaaagcttaatatatgttttatttcttttttatttttacaaatacatagaatattgtatttgtttttatattcatatacaaataagcacaatatatataataatttaaacattttattaatattaataattaactgaATGTAGGagtaagataaatatttaaaaacaaaaagtacatctctatttatatatgaatgtttTATGTTTCTAACTATGTAAAAATGGCCAATATAAGAAATTTGGATTTTATAGACAAAACTGCGAAGAATCCAACTTGTACACACATTTTTTTTAGCAAgcataatgagaaaaattttcaaataatttattttacttaccTGTTTCCATGTCTGAGGGTAAGTACTCagtatgaataaattaaagaagCAGATAAATTGCCCATATAACCAACTTAAAACCCAACTAATTTTTTGATACAATtattcaaaacattttttaagtTATATAAAAGACATAATAATATGCGAGCATTCAGCATTGCATTCGTATTTCGaactaaataatattgtatatatgaatattttaagcATGCAAAAATTCTTCATATCttgaatatgataattatataaaaattagaaatttaatataaatgtaattttataattgaactataatatcgacatacgtaattattattatttttttagatatacataattatcatgcaaattagattattatagaaattcattttcattcaatttactttaaaatttgtattcttAATTACCTTCAAAGCATGGAaacaagttaaaaaaaaacagataataTAAGCAAACATTCAGACATATTTTAtccttaataaataaaattacacaTTCAACTACAATCAAAATTTGATGctgcaaaaaatataaaatggacaTGGCTTTAAAAAGAGGTATAATAAAGTCATtaggaaattatattatgGATTATCTAGTATGTAAATGCTTATTGTATGAAGTAAGATAtagtgaaataaataaattaacatatTGGATGAAAAAATACGATAttcatacataaaatatataatccaaAGGATGATAAACCCAAaaactatataaaaagaaaaaaatgctattaatgtaatattaaattaaacgtAACATTAGAAATGTAATGTATGACATGCAGCTACCTAGGCACATACCTCAATAATAACTGGCTGCACCAGTTGATTATCAGTCACTCTAGTAACGACGGTCTCTGTGAGTGTACTCTTTGTGATGGTTTCAGTAACTTTACCAATTGTCGTAGGAGCTGGAGGAAAGTTAACATCTCCGGGTAGATTGTCAGGTTGCTTGATTGTCACTGTCACAATAGGACCTTGATGGGAATCTGGCGAAGGTGAGGATGTTGGAGGTCGAAGGAAATGGGCAGGAATCATGGCCTGAAATTCCTCGTTGGTGATTGGCTTCGGTACCTGTATATCTTCCAACGGGGATGTTGGTCTAGGTTCCGTTGAAGACGTAGGTGTAGAATTAGTATTAGTAGTTGGTGCTGCCGTTGACTGCGTTACACTGTGTCTTGGAGCAGGTTGTGGATAAATTTGACTATTTGTTGGACTAAGCGGCATAGAAGGAAcgcttttaacgttatttccTGGATCACCAATGCCATTCATTTTTGGTGCTGCATTCACCATGTCTGATTTTATTGGTGGTGGTGTTTTTGAAGTAGGACTTGGAGATAAAGTTTTCTCAGCATCCATAGAACGACGATAACCAGCGTAAGCTGGTCTATTTGCCATATAGCTATTAGCATTATATAAACCTGTATATGGTCTAGGTGCACCAATAACGCGAGGCGATTTCTCAGATGGAGTTACTATTGTAGCTGGATTTGCTTGAGAAAGTGGCATTTCACGTTCAACAACGAGTCGAACAAATCTTTCTAAGCCCGTAAGTAAAGCTACTGCTTGTTCATGTTTGGCTCCTCTCATTTCAACACCATTAATCTgaagataaattataatggTTTATGTTGAACAATAAgttgttaatatattttgttgtcAAAAAATGGATCAACTGTTACAGCCATAAATATGtagatatcaaaaatatatccaaaaagaaaaaaaaataaacttacaGATATTACTTTATCTCCAACTAATAACTTGCCATCTTTTTGTGCAACTCCACCATCAGTTAtcctcgaaatatatatagccTAAAATTTCAGTGTTTATATTAtcctattgaaatatttaatttatgttttattattcacTTACATCACTATTGTCTTTAACTGGTGGTGAACCTTCACCACCGGCAATACTAAATCCTAGTCCATTTTGGTCCCGTATTAATGTTGTATGTATAAGAACAGACACCATAGGTTCACTACCTACTTTTGTAGGTAATGGTTCAGGAAGCCTCTTTACCTGAACAAAGTCcaacataattataaattataataaaataaaatcgaacatatataagaatttaCCTTCCCAGCTTCAAGTGTATTACAAGTATCACCATTTTCTAAATTATGTGATAAAGCTGTAGATGATACATAAGATGTTGCGCTTGGTGCTCTACTTGTGCTCAAACTAGAGCACAATGAGTCCTTTCTCATTGAattctatgaaatattattagaattagatgaaatattattagaaaaagaaagaagtttgaaaaaagaaagaatcttataaaatatcagACCTGCTCATACGATTGcactattcttgttacttcTCTTAATACAACTAGTATCAATACACGTCCACACGCTTTGAGAACTTCAACGGCATCATAATGATCTACATTTACTACTGAAACTCCATTAACAGATATTACTTTATCCCCTACTCTTAGACCAGCTAAATCAGCAGGTCCACCTAAAGAACATTATGCtttaaatgtttttatcagatacatttatttaattacataatttttaaatactggatttataaaatatattttctacctTCTGTAACTCTGGATATGAAAATGCCTTCATCGTCACCCTTAAATGGGGTTGATCCAATCCCTCCTGCTATAGACAAACCAAGTCCACCTGTCGTTCGTTCAATATGAATCTCATATTGTTCTTCCCTTACTTCTAACGTTGGTTCTACATCCGATGTTGCACCTAACAAGTACATTATATAGtgttatttgtaatttattataacaaatgttatcttttgttttatgaattatattacctaatttctttttatttctaacaaaacatcgatattttttagGCATGATAtgattaaattcaataaaaagtaatttcttacgaatttttttttttttttttttttttttttttttaaactagtttatcaaaaatatttagtatataatactttttaacaCACTCTTTACACATTCACCATCTTACAATATACTGATATATGACTAATAGATAAGATAATCACTATAGAAACCATCTCTTATCTTCTACTTTCTCCCTAGATTCTTTAAGTAATTTTATAGATCTTATATGAATCTattaaacttttatatttaacaatttatttttatgtaaaaatatattatcattatatataatatatatcttattatatatgtattacctTGGCTATGTACATCTATATTTTCTGAGGATTCTGCTTGTTCAGGAACAATAGTTGTAGGAGTCTCATcagattttttcattaatgcctaaaaaaatataaaataacatttattgttgtgtacgcgtgcgcgcgcacgcacgcacgcacacacagtCGCAGGAAAATTAATGTCTATATTGTCTAATTCTAATAAACTTGTTTTGttataaatcaaaaagaaagaaaaaagagaaagttacCTGTGCAATAAGTGAAgct includes:
- the LOC124432658 gene encoding protein lap4 isoform X3, with protein sequence MFRYIPIFKGCNRQVEYVDKRHCSLPSVPDDILRYSRSLEELLLDANHIRELPKNFFRLQRLRKLGLSDNEIGRLPPDIQNFENLVELDVSRNDIPDIPENIKNLQALQIADFSSNPIPRLPAGFVELRNLTILGLNDMSLAKLPPDFGSLEALQSLELRENLLKVLPESLSKLSKLERLDLGDNELEELPAHIGKLPALQELWLDHNQLQHLPPEIGELKTLACLDVSENRLEDLPEEISGLESLTDLHLSQNVIEKLPDGIGDLKKLTILKVDQNRLSTLNPNIGRCENLQELILTENFLLELPASVGNLLNLNNLNVDRNSLQTLPTEIGNLKQLGVLSLRNNKLKFLPIEVGQCLSLHVLDVSGNRLQYLPYSLITLNLKAVWLSENQAQPMLTFQNDVDEETGEKVLTCFLLPQLEYHPDDSGRLGTLVGIRTTVQGDIPELSDDEGWQEREASRTHSVKFTDEPPEADKETPFVRQNTPHPKELKAKAHKLFSKGRNDSRSGSTDEQDVSQTFGLDKTESETSIKPNEEVQNIIEQDQFSEHEVSRGEQKELETLPDSTDTQTNNETAAFSSQGATEPTVNTGSDGTISDLKEDTDYEGSGETSKPNRLHRRDTPHHLKNKRIHTAIDKEKVASLIAQALMKKSDETPTTIVPEQAESSENIDVHSQGATSDVEPTLEVREEQYEIHIERTTGGLGLSIAGGIGSTPFKGDDEGIFISRVTEGGPADLAGLRVGDKVISVNGVSVVNVDHYDAVEVLKACGRVLILVVLREVTRIVQSYEQNSMRKDSLCSSLSTSRAPSATSYVSSTALSHNLENGDTCNTLEAGKVKRLPEPLPTKVGSEPMVSVLIHTTLIRDQNGLGFSIAGGEGSPPVKDNSDAIYISRITDGGVAQKDGKLLVGDKVISINGVEMRGAKHEQAVALLTGLERFVRLVVEREMPLSQANPATIVTPSEKSPRVIGAPRPYTGLYNANSYMANRPAYAGYRRSMDAEKTLSPSPTSKTPPPIKSDMVNAAPKMNGIGDPGNNVKSVPSMPLSPTNSQIYPQPAPRHSVTQSTAAPTTNTNSTPTSSTEPRPTSPLEDIQVPKPITNEEFQAMIPAHFLRPPTSSPSPDSHQGPIVTVTIKQPDNLPGDVNFPPAPTTIGKVTETITKSTLTETVVTRVTDNQLVQPVIIEDVVLVKEGSLGFSIIGGTDHSCTPFGAKEPGIFISHVVPGGIAAKSGKLRMGDRILKVNGTDVTKATHQEAVMELLRPGDQIVLTVQHDPLPESYQLVEIEYIPVTELVIIKEPGEKLGMHIKGGLRGQKGNPLDHTDEGVFISKINSGGAAKRDGRLKVGMRLLEVNGTSLLGATHQEAVNILRCSGNTITLVVCKGYDKNEVESVLPLSDGRDSKESRVSREFKDPPTDDIKSLSQSISSLDRDDEEAATLRQEQEMKAELVAWEQEERERALIEQREKSTPEKVLDVVRAAESLVHKSNSPVDMVVPPKSPSGTKDLKTTTIVMSKHTLAPQNPTWKEKIGASMDCSSTKSPVSTLTTTANFNRSASTQTLPSPKKKNFTVPKRSITFADLPPVSKESTVGVPFSPTVRFKSISKELFPSMHETFLTQSQISSYPKKTYQNPVQNTQPRFQLPPTPMTAPEYVGKLNSSTCFNKRQIARSVDGKVQVELSPTSSPSPSPVKMSVSDKKKLFESAMEEHLKPSPKPEKVFSFLSQDEVEKMKQEEEKKIATLTRDELKSWAQLDENEGLEDLEDTIDQDDRRPNSRLSSRSSVTLLQNVPSTVRTAKAERRLKERMIQEGLISDEDEESYLTPAEQRALRAEKRAAWRQARLKSLEQDALQAQIVIKKMSEMMDTTDKAETLEDRTDADHISDQEKITEFTTLRPSSADFPKLAVRSKVGPPKEIRESEKIVDEKVTRRTEEYVDEVTGERRVRTVEYVEKLIERQVETLREKIISLELSNAEDEIESITGTGASDAESENEELASQRSGTDMLQEKADSLTSASVTEGAASKQNTNIIVTMTKKKKRKQGRKKNRH